From Gemmatimonadota bacterium, a single genomic window includes:
- a CDS encoding phytanoyl-CoA dioxygenase family protein: MNPNHIGAEEVEFFQENGFLRIPGFFSKREIAELADALDKTVEEKRARILGGGGETDDDYNRVFNQMVNLWVDYEVIRKYSFDARLAEIARKISKCKRLVIYHDHGLIKPGGEQSKATNWHQDAPYWPMEQVGA; this comes from the coding sequence ATGAATCCAAATCACATTGGTGCCGAAGAGGTTGAGTTCTTTCAGGAGAATGGCTTTCTCCGGATTCCGGGGTTTTTCTCGAAGCGGGAAATCGCGGAACTGGCCGACGCGCTGGACAAGACGGTCGAGGAGAAGAGAGCACGCATACTGGGTGGTGGAGGCGAGACGGACGACGATTACAACCGCGTATTCAACCAGATGGTCAACCTGTGGGTCGATTACGAGGTCATCCGGAAATACTCGTTTGACGCGCGGTTGGCGGAGATCGCCCGGAAGATATCGAAGTGCAAGCGCCTGGTCATCTACCATGACCATGGACTGATCAAGCCCGGCGGTGAACAGAGCAAGGCAACCAACTGGCACCAGGACGCACCGTACTGGCCTATGGAACAAGTCGGTGC
- a CDS encoding phytanoyl-CoA dioxygenase family protein — MSTDRYRIGVQDYIDYHREGFLVVRGLVSGAEVEDIRRHTEVLMQGRITIEGVDPPPPGLTSEQMGQHWLRIHMLHRKHALHERYLLQPRILDVLEALIGPDVLALQTMLFLKPPGREGQGFHQDSYYIPTYPDTLIGSWLAVDPADEENGCMMVIPGSHSEPIYPDEDKLGQNHTDGAIGDLRIIEGASATDESLNGLAPVAGKYAGREVAARMEPGDALFFHGHLLHRSHENRTGTRFRRAFVGHYCNARSWVPWNHGADFEGPTANHLHILARGNSHLPFALPKFGTPCDALSPRETALGMRPARMMGDMPASSVKGVMVPR; from the coding sequence ATGTCGACGGACCGCTACCGGATCGGCGTCCAGGACTATATCGACTATCACCGCGAAGGCTTCCTCGTCGTCCGCGGACTGGTGTCAGGTGCGGAAGTGGAAGATATACGCCGCCATACCGAAGTACTGATGCAGGGAAGGATTACCATCGAAGGGGTCGATCCACCGCCTCCCGGATTGACGTCCGAACAGATGGGACAGCACTGGCTGCGCATTCATATGCTTCACCGGAAGCACGCGCTGCATGAGCGGTATCTGCTGCAACCCCGTATCCTGGACGTACTCGAAGCCCTGATCGGTCCGGACGTGCTGGCACTTCAGACCATGTTGTTCCTGAAGCCACCCGGCCGCGAAGGCCAGGGTTTTCACCAGGACTCTTACTACATACCCACCTATCCCGACACGCTGATCGGTTCCTGGCTGGCCGTGGATCCCGCGGATGAAGAAAACGGCTGCATGATGGTCATACCGGGATCGCATTCTGAACCGATTTATCCGGACGAAGACAAGCTGGGCCAGAACCACACCGACGGCGCCATTGGGGACCTTCGGATCATCGAGGGTGCCAGCGCGACGGATGAATCCCTGAACGGACTGGCCCCTGTCGCCGGGAAGTATGCCGGTCGCGAGGTGGCCGCGCGGATGGAGCCGGGGGATGCCCTGTTCTTTCACGGCCACCTTCTGCACCGGTCGCACGAGAACCGGACCGGGACGCGGTTCCGCCGGGCTTTCGTGGGCCATTACTGCAACGCGAGGTCCTGGGTGCCGTGGAACCATGGCGCCGATTTCGAGGGGCCGACCGCGAATCACCTCCACATCCTCGCCCGCGGAAACTCCCATCTGCCCTTCGCCCTGCCGAAGTTCGGTACGCCATGCGACGCGCTCAGTCCCAGGGAGACGGCCCTGGGCATGCGTCCGGCGCGCATGATGGGCGACATGCCTGCGTCGTCCGTGAAGGGCGTCATGGTACCGCGTTGA
- a CDS encoding cysteine desulfurase, producing MEEALVETPRELDDAVRLSDEHALRYRGDFPILDRKVHGKPLVYLDNSATSQKPRAVLDALDDYYTRLNANVHRGLHTLSEEATNAYEAAREKVARFINVPARSLVFVRNTTEGINLVASAWGRKNVGAGDEILLSVMEHHSNIVPWQMLARETGAVLRYFDIREDGSLDMDQADDLITERTRIVSIAHMSNVLGTVNPIEAVVERAHDAGALVFVDAAQSVPHMPVDAARLGCDFFAFSGHKMCGPTGIGGLYGRQELLEAMEPYMGGGSMIDEVRLDGFTSADIPEKFEAGTPNIAHAIVFSDVVDYLSAVGMDQIHTHERALTDYTIERLEEIDGLTVYGHAPGRGGAISFNLDNMHPSDLSTVLDRHGIAIRAGHHCAQPLMRRLGTSYGATARASLYFYNTSDEIDTMIAAIHRARTLFGA from the coding sequence ATGGAAGAAGCACTGGTAGAAACGCCACGCGAGCTGGATGACGCGGTCCGCCTGTCAGACGAACACGCCCTGCGTTACCGCGGGGATTTCCCCATCCTGGACCGGAAGGTGCACGGCAAGCCGCTGGTCTACCTGGACAACAGCGCCACGTCGCAGAAACCCCGGGCCGTGCTCGACGCCCTGGACGACTACTACACGCGGCTGAACGCCAACGTGCACCGCGGACTCCACACGCTCAGCGAGGAAGCGACCAACGCCTACGAGGCCGCCCGCGAGAAGGTCGCCCGATTCATCAACGTACCGGCCCGCAGCCTGGTCTTCGTGCGGAATACGACCGAGGGCATCAACCTCGTGGCGAGCGCATGGGGCCGGAAGAACGTCGGGGCGGGCGACGAAATCCTGCTGTCGGTCATGGAGCACCACAGCAACATCGTGCCCTGGCAGATGTTGGCGCGGGAAACCGGCGCCGTGCTCCGGTATTTCGACATCCGCGAAGACGGGTCGCTCGACATGGACCAGGCGGACGATCTGATCACGGAGCGGACGCGCATCGTGTCCATCGCGCACATGTCGAACGTGCTGGGCACCGTCAATCCCATCGAAGCCGTCGTGGAAAGAGCTCACGACGCCGGTGCGCTGGTCTTCGTGGACGCTGCGCAGAGCGTGCCGCACATGCCGGTGGACGCGGCGCGTCTGGGCTGCGATTTCTTTGCGTTTTCCGGCCACAAGATGTGCGGTCCGACCGGCATCGGCGGACTATACGGCCGGCAGGAATTGCTCGAGGCGATGGAGCCCTACATGGGCGGGGGTTCGATGATCGACGAAGTCCGGCTCGATGGGTTCACCAGCGCGGACATCCCGGAGAAATTCGAGGCGGGAACCCCCAACATCGCCCACGCTATCGTCTTCAGCGATGTGGTGGACTACCTCTCCGCCGTCGGGATGGATCAAATACACACCCACGAAAGAGCGCTGACGGACTACACGATCGAGCGGCTCGAGGAAATCGACGGCCTGACGGTCTACGGTCACGCGCCGGGCCGGGGAGGGGCGATCTCCTTCAACCTGGACAACATGCACCCCAGCGACCTGTCGACGGTGCTGGACCGCCATGGCATCGCCATTCGCGCCGGGCACCACTGCGCGCAACCCCTCATGCGCCGGCTCGGGACGTCCTACGGCGCTACCGCGCGGGCAAGCCTCTATTTCTACAACACCTCAGATGAAATCGATACCATGATCGCAGCCATCCACCGGGCACGGACCCTCTTCGGCGCGTAG
- a CDS encoding iron-sulfur cluster assembly protein: MDTDAVKERIVDVLKTCYDPEIPVNIYEMGLIYEIDVQQDGMTNIKMTLTSPNCPAAQSLPAEVETKVKDLDEVSDALIEIVWEPPWHIDMMTEDAKLELGIDY; encoded by the coding sequence ATGGATACGGATGCCGTTAAAGAACGGATTGTGGACGTATTGAAGACGTGCTACGACCCCGAAATCCCGGTCAACATCTACGAAATGGGACTCATCTACGAAATCGACGTTCAGCAGGACGGCATGACCAACATCAAGATGACGCTCACTTCGCCGAACTGTCCGGCGGCCCAGTCGCTGCCCGCCGAGGTGGAAACCAAGGTAAAGGACCTGGACGAAGTGTCGGACGCCCTGATCGAGATCGTCTGGGAGCCGCCCTGGCATATCGACATGATGACCGAAGACGCCAAGCTCGAGCTCGGCATAGACTACTGA